A window of Scophthalmus maximus strain ysfricsl-2021 chromosome 10, ASM2237912v1, whole genome shotgun sequence contains these coding sequences:
- the LOC118284119 gene encoding cilia- and flagella-associated protein 43 isoform X3, which translates to MDDIGGLEVRWIQGFTNKTVEFVDNETVCYACGNHICFLRLDTKLQSVLQGPGRAIGALTASGKSGIFAFSEQKLSPSIFVYVYPELQLKNELKGTAQLDYTSLTLSDGGPYLGCCSSLPDHTITVWNWETAEQICTRPQAGKDVVSLVFNPLSCLQLCALGSTSITVWNIERSASLHVLKPSVIELPATDGSFAERLGPTSYPVRAKPPYFGPELPPVFTQTKLSTKARLTPSTICWTSTSKLLVGCAEGFLLLIDPVSRSVSVLFNPTTPDADPDLRQSSFQVLTLNKNSLITVGKDSVVHSLQINGTQINITHTWQLEGPATTAMYSPDCETVLLSSNTGQIYVLNPTRTNKIVKVLDVLCGKFAAAAWARTDKNICVSVRDSGELQLWSVDGMRLGSVSLQAEYAAVGTTSGNVLFVDLSREQEPRLVHQVHLCNTPVDHLVFDQEGNYLLTGASDSRIFVIDAKPSKKFSVLGCTVVPGPILSLSTQCIRDCEKVTVLALCAGQEGKHRDGRLLTLLSLPAKDLTGPDCVDRHGCLSSHVLQVSRYEVPHPLTSCVLGVSEVFAHCQRRKTLQRFRLPQDTAGLGSQQVVRLNPEQEVKGHPLGPACLVLSPHQLWLASAGRDGLLRIRETSSMERYTELQCHPCRLGGVRSLTFSTDSLTLLTAGCEDGSLVCTNLRIKGVEAEMNKVTQNGQPMAHFLKDIFNTENPVLTDLPRWSQESCVGSENPEESEVMKEENEKCSETKENLRKTIQELRGTIQEMLRENENVPAAERLAQHELNLDVEGQRGLDAMVEQEATRVREEIEWEILAKRFLRDVLKRQCWDSLKVKSRSVKGFHCEHEVKNYPLKERTEKEVEELQRVQNMRKIEMAASTQCGLKKTSSAREEEQEEEDLTAESGVVTGSFSAQLGYSNPYIYDQFIVRTTEQKVNQIILLQDVIHRIKTAFNAEFDAVHRQKVQELNHVRERNRHIREILLELDMRQELWEPSLTNSEWPERLFTVDDSEIKAEKYLTPEQREEEERKELEEQKHLAAKGDNFMKKGLDDMMDGLLEVKKEDILKIEITQPEFALTKPDSHWSEEEKKVYKQYEKKTKDLSEKKEKYKKLRETEMKRLQVSTKDATKGFDETLTKLFEKKVKCEMTIYQEKLKITYLVYSVILEEEMRNQELDLKLKLGKTLAYRDEREEEVKRHEEEVELFLETYDTIVAEDKLLDKEFRKEFFDVPANVVDHLYKLFKRRPRVQKLRTDNKLNLFKEQSLWGSLAPDATDKMSKAMEEQDAPENTPEGLNPSVWKRFCLVRRVKIESEHKVNINSLTLAEMQKSIQERRAEKEAAQQEINNLSDELESLHKEKNRFLMDIMVQVIVKQGQVYTTDETADFPEYVLLHKGVVEDLNKTIRMLGGQNIASMVQRKDFRKNTFLLEWKHKIMTMQIEDLNNKARDIQRLHLSEERQDYLNKRDLNSRVSQQVSVLEKTIAFQEKAHLHNVQRYKNKIKELKKQAAMKAEKNAVSEQQLPNMQVTVAERRHIDEAIASEENQAATEGRHREIVLRKNLEDFARAQAEDLVVLWAELERLRMKNFPSLDQLKHY; encoded by the exons ATGGATGACATCGGGGGTTTGGAAGTCAG GTGGATACAAGGTTTTACAAACAAAACCGTCGAGTTTGTGGATAATGAAACAGTATGTTACGCATGCGGGAATCATATCTGCTTCCTCAGACTGGACACGAAATTGCAAAGTGTGCTTCAGGGTCCTGGCAGGGCCATCGGTGCATTGACAGCCAGTGGCAAGAGTGGGATCTTCGCTTTTTCTGAGCAGAAGTTATCCCCGTCTATCTTTGTGTACGTTTACCCTGAGCTCCAGTTGAAGAATGAACTGAAAG GGACAGCACAACTGGACTACACGTCGCTGACATTAAGCGATGGTGGTCCCTATTTGGGCTGTTGTTCCTCTCTTCCAGACCACACCATAACAGTGTG GAACTGGGAAACTGCCGAGCAAATCTGCACACGACCACAAGCTGGGAAAGATGTCGTTTCTTTGGTGTTCAACCCTTTGAGCTGCCTCCAGCTTTGTGCTCTTGGCTCTACCTCCATCACCGTCTGGAATATTGAAAGGAGTGCCAGCCTTCATGTGCTAAAACCAAG tgtgataGAGCTTCCTGCTACCGATGGTTCCTTTGCTGAGAGATTGGGGCCCACCTCTTATCCCGTCCGGGCGAAACCACCCTACTTTGGTCCAGAGTTGCCTCCTGTGTTTACGCAGACAAAACTCAGCACCAAAGCCAGGCTGACTcccagcaccatctgctggacATCCACGTCAAAGCTGCTCGTGGGCTGTGCGGAGGGATTTCTGCTGCTCATTGACCCCGTGAGCCGCTCTGTCTCCGTCCTCTTCAACCCCACAA CCCCTGATGCCGACCCTGATCTCAGACAGAGCAGCTTTCAAGTTTTAACCCTCAACAAGAATAGTTTGATCACTGTGGGGAAG GACAGTGTGGTGCACAGTCTTCAAATCAACGGGACTCAGATCAACATCACGCACACGTGGCAGTTAGAAGGGCCTGCCACCACTGCGATGTACTCCCCTGACTGTGAAACTGTACTTTTATCTTCTAATACA GGGCAGATCTATGTGTTGAACCCAACTCGGACAAACAAGATAGTGAAAGTCCTGGATGTCCTCTGCGGAAAGTTTGCGGCGGCAGCTTGGGCGCGCACTGACAAGAACATTTGTGTG TCAGTGAGGGATTCTGGCGAACTGCAGCTGTGGTCCGTGGATGGCATGCGCCTCGGCTCCGTGTCTCTTCAAGCTGAG TACGCAGCTGTAGGAACAACGTCAGGAAATGTCCTCTTCGTTGACCTGAGCAGGGAGCAGGAGCCTCGCCTGGTGCACCAGGTTCACCTCTGCAACACTCCTGTGGATCACCTAGT TTTTGATCAAGAGGGGAACTACCTTCTCACCGGAGCTTCAGATTCACGTATCTTTGTAATAGATGCAAAGCCATCAAAGAAGTTTTCAGTCCTAGGATGCACAG TTGTTCCTGGACCCATTCTGTCACTTTCCACTCAGTGCATCAGGGACTGTGAGAAGGTGACAGTTCTTGCGCTGTGCGCCGGACAGGAGGGCAAACACCGTGATGGTCGCCTGCTCACACTGCTCTCTCTGCCTGCAAAGGACCTTACAG GTCCTGATTGTGTAGACCGACACGGCTGTCTGTCTTCTCACGTCCTCCAAGTGTCCAGATACGAAGTGCCTCATCCACTTACATCCTGTGTCCTGGGCGTCAGCGAGGTCTTTGCTCACTGCCAGAGGAGGAAAACTCTACAGCGCTTTCGGCTCCCCCAG GACACGGCAGGTCTCGGAAGTCAGCAGGTCGTCCGGCTGAACCCGGAGCAGGAGGTGAAGGGTCATCCTCTGGGCCCCgcctgtctggttctgtctccTCATCAGTTATGGCTGGCATCCGCCGGCAGAGACGGCCTGCTGCGCATTAGAGAGACTTCTTCCATG GAGCGGTACACTGAGCTCCAGTGTCATCCGTGCCGCCTCGGCGGAGTTCGGAGTCTGACCTTCTCCACTGACAGCCTGACACTCCTCACTGCTGGCTGTGAAGACGGCTCTCTGGTGTGCACCAATCTCAG AATTAAAGGTGTGGAAGCTGAGATGAACAAAGTGACACAGAATGGTCAGCCCATGGCTCATTTCTTGAAGGATATATTCAATACAGAGAACCCTGTCCTCACTGACTTGCCTCGGTGGAGCCAAGAATCTTGTGTTGGCTCTGAAAACCCAGAGGAAAGTGAG GTAATGAAAGAAGAGAATGAGAAATGCtcagagacaaaggaaaacCTGAGGAAAACCATCCAGGAGTTACGTGGCACT ATCCAGGAGATGCTGCGTGAAAATGAGAACGTCCCAGCTGCGGAGCGTCTGGCACAACACGAGCTCAACCTGGATGTTGAGGGTCAGAGGGGTCTAGATGCCATGGTGGAGCAGGAGGCTACCAGG GTGAGGGAAGAAATTGAGTGGGAGATTTTGGCCAAACGTTTCCTCCGTGACGTCCTCAAGAGACAGTGCTGGGATTCATTGAAGGTCAAGAGCAGGTCCGTTAAG GGGTTTCACTGTGAACATGAGGTGAAGAACTACCCTCTGAAAGAGCgaacagagaaagaggtggaggaacTTCAAAGGGTTCAGAATATGAGGAAGATTGAAATGGCCGCCAGCACC CAGTGTGGCCTTAAGAAAACTTCCAGTgcaagggaggaggagcaagaggaggaagacctCACGGCAGAGAGTGGTGTGGTTACGGGAAGTTTCTCCGCTCAGTTAGGATATTCAAATCCTTACATCTACGATCAGTTCATTGTGCGAACCACAGAACAGAAGGTCAACCAGATAATTCTGCTACAG GATGTGATTCATCGCATCAAGACAGCTTTCAACGCTGAATTTGATGCCGTGCACAGGCAGAAGGTGCAGGAGCTGAACCATGTGAGAGAAAGGAACAGACACATCAGGGAGATCCTGCTGGAGCTGGACATGAGGCAGGAGCTGTGGGAGCCCAGCCTGACCAACAGTGAGTGGCCAGAGAGGCTGTTCACTGTGGACGACTCTGAG ATAAAGGCAGAAAAGTATCTCACCccagaacagagagaggaagaggagaggaaggagttgGAGGAGCAAAAGCATTTAGCTGCCAAG GGTGATAATTTCATGAAAAAGGGTCTGGATGACATGATGGATGGATTGCTTGAAGTGAAAAAAGAGGACATCTTGAAAATT GAAATAACTCAGCCTGAGTTTGCTTTGACCAAACCTGACAGTCActggagtgaggaggagaaaaaggtctataaacagtatgaaaaaaaaaccaaagacctgagtgagaagaaagagaaatacaaaaag TTACgggaaactgaaatgaaaagactCCAAGTATCCACCAAGGATGCAACCAAAGGTTTTGATGAAACTTTGACAAAGCTTTTTGAGAAGAAAGTAAAATGTGAGATGACAATATATCAG GAAAAGCTCAAGATCACTTATCTTGTTTATTCAGTAATCCtagaagaggagatgagaaatCAAGAGCTGGATCTCAAGCTCAAACTTGGAAAAACACTGGCATACAGG GATGAacgtgaggaggaggtgaagagacatgaagaagaagtagaatTGTTTCTCGAGACCTATGACACCATTGTAGCCGAGGACAAA CTTCTTGACAAGGAGTTCAGGAAGGAGTTCTTTGATGTACCTGCAAATGTTGTTGATCACTTGTATAAGCTGTTCAAGCGAAGACCCAG ggtTCAAAAGTTGAGGACTGACAACAAACTCAACCTGTTCAAAGAGCAGAGTCTGTGGGGTTCCCTGGCTCCCGACGCAACTGACAAAATGAGTAAGGCCATGGAAGAGCAGGATGCTCCAGAAAATACACCAGAGGGCTTGAACCCATCAGTCTGGAAGAGATTCTGTCTTGTCCGCCGAGTGAAAATAGAGAGTGAACATAAG GTAAATATAAATTCTTTGACTCTTGCTGAGATGCAGAAGTCCATACAGGAGAGGAGAGCCGAGAAAGAGGCTGCTCAACAGGAAATTAACAATCTCTCTGACGAACTTGAAAG TCTACATAAGGAGAAGAACCGTTTCCTGATGGACATCATGGTCCAGGTCATTGTCAAACAGGGCCAGGTGTACACCACAGACGAGACCGCTGACTTCCCTGAATATGTACTTCTCCACAAGGGTGTGGTGGAAGACCTCAACAAAACCATCAGG ATGCTCGGAGGGCAGAACATAGCCTCCATGGTGCAGCGCAAAGACTTCCGTAAGAACACCTTCCTGCTGGAGTGGAAGCACAAGATCATGACGATGCAGATAGAGGACCTCAATAATAAGGCGAGGGACATCCAGAGGTTACATCTCTCTGAGGAGCGACAGGAT TATCTCAACAAGAGAGACTTAAACAGTCGTGTGTCCCAGCAAGTGTCCGTCCTGGAGAAAACAATAGCCTTCCAGGAAAAG GCTCATCTACACAATGTGCAGCGTTACAAGAATAAGATTAAAGAGCTTAAAAAGCAGGCGGCAATGAAAGCCGAGAAGAACGCCGTTTCAGAACAGCAGCTCCCTAATATGCAGGTGACAGTGGCCGAGAGGAGACACATCGATGAAGCAATAG CCTCAGAGGAGAATCAGGCAGCAACAGAGGGACGTCACCGGGAAATTGTTCTGAGGAAGAACTTGGAGGACTTTGCCAGAGCACAGGCGGAGGATCTGGTTGTCCTCTGGGCAGAACTTGAGCGACTGAGGATGAAGAACTTTCCATCACTTGATCAGCTGAAACACTACTGA
- the LOC118284119 gene encoding cilia- and flagella-associated protein 43 isoform X4 — MTVQCRNWETAEQICTRPQAGKDVVSLVFNPLSCLQLCALGSTSITVWNIERSASLHVLKPSVIELPATDGSFAERLGPTSYPVRAKPPYFGPELPPVFTQTKLSTKARLTPSTICWTSTSKLLVGCAEGFLLLIDPVSRSVSVLFNPTTPDADPDLRQSSFQVLTLNKNSLITVGKDSVVHSLQINGTQINITHTWQLEGPATTAMYSPDCETVLLSSNTGQIYVLNPTRTNKIVKVLDVLCGKFAAAAWARTDKNICVSVRDSGELQLWSVDGMRLGSVSLQAEVTSLACCPIAQYAAVGTTSGNVLFVDLSREQEPRLVHQVHLCNTPVDHLVFDQEGNYLLTGASDSRIFVIDAKPSKKFSVLGCTVVPGPILSLSTQCIRDCEKVTVLALCAGQEGKHRDGRLLTLLSLPAKDLTGPDCVDRHGCLSSHVLQVSRYEVPHPLTSCVLGVSEVFAHCQRRKTLQRFRLPQDTAGLGSQQVVRLNPEQEVKGHPLGPACLVLSPHQLWLASAGRDGLLRIRETSSMERYTELQCHPCRLGGVRSLTFSTDSLTLLTAGCEDGSLVCTNLRIKGVEAEMNKVTQNGQPMAHFLKDIFNTENPVLTDLPRWSQESCVGSENPEESEVMKEENEKCSETKENLRKTIQELRGTIQEMLRENENVPAAERLAQHELNLDVEGQRGLDAMVEQEATRVREEIEWEILAKRFLRDVLKRQCWDSLKVKSRSVKGFHCEHEVKNYPLKERTEKEVEELQRVQNMRKIEMAASTQCGLKKTSSAREEEQEEEDLTAESGVVTGSFSAQLGYSNPYIYDQFIVRTTEQKVNQIILLQDVIHRIKTAFNAEFDAVHRQKVQELNHVRERNRHIREILLELDMRQELWEPSLTNSEWPERLFTVDDSEIKAEKYLTPEQREEEERKELEEQKHLAAKGDNFMKKGLDDMMDGLLEVKKEDILKIEITQPEFALTKPDSHWSEEEKKVYKQYEKKTKDLSEKKEKYKKLRETEMKRLQVSTKDATKGFDETLTKLFEKKVKCEMTIYQEKLKITYLVYSVILEEEMRNQELDLKLKLGKTLAYRDEREEEVKRHEEEVELFLETYDTIVAEDKLLDKEFRKEFFDVPANVVDHLYKLFKRRPRVQKLRTDNKLNLFKEQSLWGSLAPDATDKMSKAMEEQDAPENTPEGLNPSVWKRFCLVRRVKIESEHKVNINSLTLAEMQKSIQERRAEKEAAQQEINNLSDELESLHKEKNRFLMDIMVQVIVKQGQVYTTDETADFPEYVLLHKGVVEDLNKTIRMLGGQNIASMVQRKDFRKNTFLLEWKHKIMTMQIEDLNNKARDIQRLHLSEERQDYLNKRDLNSRVSQQVSVLEKTIAFQEKAHLHNVQRYKNKIKELKKQAAMKAEKNAVSEQQLPNMQVTVAERRHIDEAIASEENQAATEGRHREIVLRKNLEDFARAQAEDLVVLWAELERLRMKNFPSLDQLKHY, encoded by the exons ATGACTGTGCAATGCAGGAACTGGGAAACTGCCGAGCAAATCTGCACACGACCACAAGCTGGGAAAGATGTCGTTTCTTTGGTGTTCAACCCTTTGAGCTGCCTCCAGCTTTGTGCTCTTGGCTCTACCTCCATCACCGTCTGGAATATTGAAAGGAGTGCCAGCCTTCATGTGCTAAAACCAAG tgtgataGAGCTTCCTGCTACCGATGGTTCCTTTGCTGAGAGATTGGGGCCCACCTCTTATCCCGTCCGGGCGAAACCACCCTACTTTGGTCCAGAGTTGCCTCCTGTGTTTACGCAGACAAAACTCAGCACCAAAGCCAGGCTGACTcccagcaccatctgctggacATCCACGTCAAAGCTGCTCGTGGGCTGTGCGGAGGGATTTCTGCTGCTCATTGACCCCGTGAGCCGCTCTGTCTCCGTCCTCTTCAACCCCACAA CCCCTGATGCCGACCCTGATCTCAGACAGAGCAGCTTTCAAGTTTTAACCCTCAACAAGAATAGTTTGATCACTGTGGGGAAG GACAGTGTGGTGCACAGTCTTCAAATCAACGGGACTCAGATCAACATCACGCACACGTGGCAGTTAGAAGGGCCTGCCACCACTGCGATGTACTCCCCTGACTGTGAAACTGTACTTTTATCTTCTAATACA GGGCAGATCTATGTGTTGAACCCAACTCGGACAAACAAGATAGTGAAAGTCCTGGATGTCCTCTGCGGAAAGTTTGCGGCGGCAGCTTGGGCGCGCACTGACAAGAACATTTGTGTG TCAGTGAGGGATTCTGGCGAACTGCAGCTGTGGTCCGTGGATGGCATGCGCCTCGGCTCCGTGTCTCTTCAAGCTGAG GTGACAAGTCTGGCCTGCTGTCCTATTGCACAGTACGCAGCTGTAGGAACAACGTCAGGAAATGTCCTCTTCGTTGACCTGAGCAGGGAGCAGGAGCCTCGCCTGGTGCACCAGGTTCACCTCTGCAACACTCCTGTGGATCACCTAGT TTTTGATCAAGAGGGGAACTACCTTCTCACCGGAGCTTCAGATTCACGTATCTTTGTAATAGATGCAAAGCCATCAAAGAAGTTTTCAGTCCTAGGATGCACAG TTGTTCCTGGACCCATTCTGTCACTTTCCACTCAGTGCATCAGGGACTGTGAGAAGGTGACAGTTCTTGCGCTGTGCGCCGGACAGGAGGGCAAACACCGTGATGGTCGCCTGCTCACACTGCTCTCTCTGCCTGCAAAGGACCTTACAG GTCCTGATTGTGTAGACCGACACGGCTGTCTGTCTTCTCACGTCCTCCAAGTGTCCAGATACGAAGTGCCTCATCCACTTACATCCTGTGTCCTGGGCGTCAGCGAGGTCTTTGCTCACTGCCAGAGGAGGAAAACTCTACAGCGCTTTCGGCTCCCCCAG GACACGGCAGGTCTCGGAAGTCAGCAGGTCGTCCGGCTGAACCCGGAGCAGGAGGTGAAGGGTCATCCTCTGGGCCCCgcctgtctggttctgtctccTCATCAGTTATGGCTGGCATCCGCCGGCAGAGACGGCCTGCTGCGCATTAGAGAGACTTCTTCCATG GAGCGGTACACTGAGCTCCAGTGTCATCCGTGCCGCCTCGGCGGAGTTCGGAGTCTGACCTTCTCCACTGACAGCCTGACACTCCTCACTGCTGGCTGTGAAGACGGCTCTCTGGTGTGCACCAATCTCAG AATTAAAGGTGTGGAAGCTGAGATGAACAAAGTGACACAGAATGGTCAGCCCATGGCTCATTTCTTGAAGGATATATTCAATACAGAGAACCCTGTCCTCACTGACTTGCCTCGGTGGAGCCAAGAATCTTGTGTTGGCTCTGAAAACCCAGAGGAAAGTGAG GTAATGAAAGAAGAGAATGAGAAATGCtcagagacaaaggaaaacCTGAGGAAAACCATCCAGGAGTTACGTGGCACT ATCCAGGAGATGCTGCGTGAAAATGAGAACGTCCCAGCTGCGGAGCGTCTGGCACAACACGAGCTCAACCTGGATGTTGAGGGTCAGAGGGGTCTAGATGCCATGGTGGAGCAGGAGGCTACCAGG GTGAGGGAAGAAATTGAGTGGGAGATTTTGGCCAAACGTTTCCTCCGTGACGTCCTCAAGAGACAGTGCTGGGATTCATTGAAGGTCAAGAGCAGGTCCGTTAAG GGGTTTCACTGTGAACATGAGGTGAAGAACTACCCTCTGAAAGAGCgaacagagaaagaggtggaggaacTTCAAAGGGTTCAGAATATGAGGAAGATTGAAATGGCCGCCAGCACC CAGTGTGGCCTTAAGAAAACTTCCAGTgcaagggaggaggagcaagaggaggaagacctCACGGCAGAGAGTGGTGTGGTTACGGGAAGTTTCTCCGCTCAGTTAGGATATTCAAATCCTTACATCTACGATCAGTTCATTGTGCGAACCACAGAACAGAAGGTCAACCAGATAATTCTGCTACAG GATGTGATTCATCGCATCAAGACAGCTTTCAACGCTGAATTTGATGCCGTGCACAGGCAGAAGGTGCAGGAGCTGAACCATGTGAGAGAAAGGAACAGACACATCAGGGAGATCCTGCTGGAGCTGGACATGAGGCAGGAGCTGTGGGAGCCCAGCCTGACCAACAGTGAGTGGCCAGAGAGGCTGTTCACTGTGGACGACTCTGAG ATAAAGGCAGAAAAGTATCTCACCccagaacagagagaggaagaggagaggaaggagttgGAGGAGCAAAAGCATTTAGCTGCCAAG GGTGATAATTTCATGAAAAAGGGTCTGGATGACATGATGGATGGATTGCTTGAAGTGAAAAAAGAGGACATCTTGAAAATT GAAATAACTCAGCCTGAGTTTGCTTTGACCAAACCTGACAGTCActggagtgaggaggagaaaaaggtctataaacagtatgaaaaaaaaaccaaagacctgagtgagaagaaagagaaatacaaaaag TTACgggaaactgaaatgaaaagactCCAAGTATCCACCAAGGATGCAACCAAAGGTTTTGATGAAACTTTGACAAAGCTTTTTGAGAAGAAAGTAAAATGTGAGATGACAATATATCAG GAAAAGCTCAAGATCACTTATCTTGTTTATTCAGTAATCCtagaagaggagatgagaaatCAAGAGCTGGATCTCAAGCTCAAACTTGGAAAAACACTGGCATACAGG GATGAacgtgaggaggaggtgaagagacatgaagaagaagtagaatTGTTTCTCGAGACCTATGACACCATTGTAGCCGAGGACAAA CTTCTTGACAAGGAGTTCAGGAAGGAGTTCTTTGATGTACCTGCAAATGTTGTTGATCACTTGTATAAGCTGTTCAAGCGAAGACCCAG ggtTCAAAAGTTGAGGACTGACAACAAACTCAACCTGTTCAAAGAGCAGAGTCTGTGGGGTTCCCTGGCTCCCGACGCAACTGACAAAATGAGTAAGGCCATGGAAGAGCAGGATGCTCCAGAAAATACACCAGAGGGCTTGAACCCATCAGTCTGGAAGAGATTCTGTCTTGTCCGCCGAGTGAAAATAGAGAGTGAACATAAG GTAAATATAAATTCTTTGACTCTTGCTGAGATGCAGAAGTCCATACAGGAGAGGAGAGCCGAGAAAGAGGCTGCTCAACAGGAAATTAACAATCTCTCTGACGAACTTGAAAG TCTACATAAGGAGAAGAACCGTTTCCTGATGGACATCATGGTCCAGGTCATTGTCAAACAGGGCCAGGTGTACACCACAGACGAGACCGCTGACTTCCCTGAATATGTACTTCTCCACAAGGGTGTGGTGGAAGACCTCAACAAAACCATCAGG ATGCTCGGAGGGCAGAACATAGCCTCCATGGTGCAGCGCAAAGACTTCCGTAAGAACACCTTCCTGCTGGAGTGGAAGCACAAGATCATGACGATGCAGATAGAGGACCTCAATAATAAGGCGAGGGACATCCAGAGGTTACATCTCTCTGAGGAGCGACAGGAT TATCTCAACAAGAGAGACTTAAACAGTCGTGTGTCCCAGCAAGTGTCCGTCCTGGAGAAAACAATAGCCTTCCAGGAAAAG GCTCATCTACACAATGTGCAGCGTTACAAGAATAAGATTAAAGAGCTTAAAAAGCAGGCGGCAATGAAAGCCGAGAAGAACGCCGTTTCAGAACAGCAGCTCCCTAATATGCAGGTGACAGTGGCCGAGAGGAGACACATCGATGAAGCAATAG CCTCAGAGGAGAATCAGGCAGCAACAGAGGGACGTCACCGGGAAATTGTTCTGAGGAAGAACTTGGAGGACTTTGCCAGAGCACAGGCGGAGGATCTGGTTGTCCTCTGGGCAGAACTTGAGCGACTGAGGATGAAGAACTTTCCATCACTTGATCAGCTGAAACACTACTGA